The proteins below are encoded in one region of Aquisphaera giovannonii:
- a CDS encoding ABC transporter permease, protein MMRHVPTLLGREIGAFFLGPMAYLVILAFQVIAFLNFWELVDSLSQPQREYSILRDPMTAYVSSSPLFWFAVLVAVPLLTMRLIAEERRTGTIETLLTLPVTEAEVAVAKWLAGVIMYLALLAPFALYLPFLYYQGRYEFDLGPLVSLGIGLTTMGMMFVAIGLLFSATTRNQIVAAIWTFVTLFLSVVLTLLLSSYGARVQAGWAEAARFLSVYMQVVSFGRGQLDLRVIAVHASVCVLALFLAVKVLESRRRR, encoded by the coding sequence ATGATGCGACACGTACCGACGCTGCTCGGCCGCGAGATCGGGGCCTTCTTCCTGGGCCCGATGGCGTATCTCGTGATCCTGGCCTTCCAGGTGATCGCCTTCCTCAATTTCTGGGAGCTCGTGGACTCCCTCAGCCAGCCGCAGCGCGAGTATTCGATCCTCCGGGACCCGATGACGGCCTACGTGTCGTCGAGCCCGCTCTTCTGGTTCGCCGTGCTGGTGGCCGTGCCGCTGCTGACGATGCGGCTGATCGCGGAGGAGCGGCGCACGGGGACGATCGAGACCCTCCTGACGCTCCCGGTCACCGAGGCCGAGGTCGCCGTCGCGAAGTGGCTGGCCGGCGTCATCATGTACCTCGCCCTGCTGGCGCCGTTCGCCCTCTACCTGCCGTTCCTGTACTACCAGGGCCGCTACGAGTTCGACCTCGGGCCCCTGGTCAGCCTGGGGATCGGCCTGACCACGATGGGGATGATGTTCGTGGCGATCGGGCTGCTCTTCAGCGCGACGACGCGGAACCAGATCGTCGCGGCCATCTGGACGTTCGTCACGCTCTTCCTCTCGGTCGTGCTGACGCTCCTGCTCTCGTCGTACGGGGCGAGGGTCCAGGCGGGGTGGGCCGAGGCGGCGCGTTTCCTCTCGGTCTACATGCAGGTCGTGTCCTTCGGCCGCGGTCAGCTCGACCTGAGGGTGATCGCGGTGCACGCCTCGGTCTGCGTGCTGGCCCTCTTCCTGGCCGTGAAGGTGCTCGAGTCCCGGCGCCGGCGATGA
- a CDS encoding ABC transporter ATP-binding protein: protein MIAVEQLTKLYGSVRAIESISFGIGRGEVVGLLGPNGAGKTTTMRILTTYLAPTSGRATLAGHDVLDEPLEVRKHVGYLPESVPLYGEMRVREYLGYRARLKDVPRPRRRAAIGDAVARCRLGDVEDRIIGHLSRGYRQRVGLAEALLHDPDVLILDEPTSGLDPIQIREVRDLIRELGERHTVLLSTHIMSEVEAVCSRVIIIAGGRIAVDDRLEHLRQGQAILVEARGPSDRIRAAIQSVEGVRRVRVSRVEGEVAGLEVQGMDGADVREAVARRVAEGGWPLRALELRRSSLEERFVEAVTRDGIGPEDAEALR, encoded by the coding sequence ATGATCGCAGTCGAGCAACTGACCAAGCTGTACGGATCGGTCCGGGCGATCGAGAGCATTTCCTTCGGCATCGGCCGCGGCGAGGTGGTCGGACTGCTGGGGCCCAACGGCGCCGGCAAGACGACCACGATGCGGATCCTGACCACGTACCTGGCCCCCACGAGCGGCCGGGCGACCCTCGCCGGGCATGACGTCCTCGACGAGCCCCTCGAGGTCCGCAAGCACGTCGGCTACCTGCCGGAGAGCGTGCCGCTCTACGGCGAGATGAGGGTCCGCGAGTACCTGGGCTACCGGGCCAGGCTCAAGGACGTGCCCCGCCCCCGACGCCGGGCGGCGATCGGGGACGCGGTCGCGCGATGCCGGCTGGGGGACGTCGAGGACCGGATCATCGGCCATCTCTCCCGGGGCTATCGCCAGCGGGTCGGGCTGGCCGAGGCCCTCCTCCACGACCCGGATGTCCTGATCCTGGACGAGCCGACGTCCGGCCTGGACCCGATCCAGATCCGCGAGGTCCGGGACCTGATCCGGGAGCTCGGGGAGCGGCACACGGTGCTCCTCTCGACGCACATCATGTCCGAGGTGGAGGCCGTCTGCTCCCGGGTCATCATCATCGCGGGGGGCCGGATCGCCGTGGACGACCGGCTGGAGCATCTCCGGCAGGGGCAGGCCATCCTCGTGGAGGCCCGCGGCCCGTCCGATCGGATCCGCGCCGCGATCCAGTCGGTCGAGGGCGTCCGCCGCGTCCGGGTCTCCCGCGTCGAGGGGGAGGTCGCCGGCCTGGAGGTCCAGGGGATGGACGGGGCGGACGTGCGCGAGGCCGTGGCGAGGCGGGTCGCGGAGGGGGGCTGGCCGCTCCGCGCCCTCGAATTGCGGCGGAGCAGCCTCGAGGAGCGGTTCGTCGAGGCGGTGACCCGGGACGGGATCGGGCCCGAGGACGCGGAGGCCCTCCGATGA
- a CDS encoding anti-sigma factor family protein, which produces MLSRDEEPLLSAYLDGELGDEEAGRVRSAIAGDRGLAEAARGLRAVAELVAELPRPPAPDLSAGILHAVRGRAARRRPARVAAWIAGGIAASAAALAVAWALRPGPSPRMPAPGPVLPTSPPAPAVASSSPAGASPAAGPPRVGAPTAAPAPEPATGVRDVAAIAEFPADRERLRELMDDPSLRRAFLITDRIGGQAESRVASLVEKAAHRDFYKVTVSQGIVFDPEHPGQATVFAVVVDEAELDPLRRGLEGEFGPTLEDIDLDPAVAMQLADIGQVVSLPARGAGDVAFPTEPMALRGPAGRRPTPEQERSSPAADLIVPGPAPSDRDARHARAAGGPAIPPDRERRLVVLLWVRRPDAG; this is translated from the coding sequence ATGCTGAGTCGAGACGAGGAACCCCTGCTGAGTGCCTATCTGGATGGCGAGCTGGGGGACGAGGAAGCCGGCCGCGTCCGGTCGGCGATCGCCGGCGACCGCGGCCTGGCCGAGGCGGCCCGGGGCCTGCGGGCCGTCGCCGAGCTCGTCGCCGAGCTGCCCCGCCCGCCGGCGCCGGACCTCTCCGCCGGCATCCTCCACGCCGTCCGCGGCCGCGCCGCGCGACGCCGTCCGGCGAGGGTCGCGGCGTGGATCGCCGGCGGGATCGCGGCCTCTGCGGCCGCCCTCGCGGTCGCGTGGGCCCTCCGCCCCGGGCCGTCGCCGCGGATGCCGGCGCCCGGCCCCGTGCTCCCGACCTCGCCTCCGGCCCCGGCCGTGGCCTCGTCGTCGCCCGCCGGGGCCTCCCCGGCCGCGGGCCCGCCCCGCGTCGGGGCGCCGACGGCCGCTCCGGCCCCCGAGCCCGCGACCGGGGTGCGTGACGTCGCCGCGATCGCGGAGTTCCCGGCCGATCGCGAGCGGCTGAGGGAACTGATGGATGACCCGAGCCTCCGGCGGGCCTTCCTCATCACGGATCGGATTGGGGGCCAGGCGGAGTCGCGGGTCGCGTCGCTCGTCGAGAAGGCCGCGCACCGCGACTTCTACAAGGTGACGGTGTCGCAGGGGATCGTCTTCGACCCCGAGCATCCGGGGCAGGCCACCGTCTTCGCGGTCGTCGTGGACGAGGCGGAGCTCGACCCGCTCCGCCGCGGGCTCGAGGGGGAATTCGGCCCCACCCTGGAGGACATCGACCTCGATCCGGCCGTGGCGATGCAATTGGCCGACATCGGCCAGGTGGTCTCCCTGCCCGCCCGGGGCGCCGGGGACGTCGCCTTCCCCACGGAGCCCATGGCCCTGCGCGGGCCGGCGGGCCGTCGGCCCACGCCCGAGCAGGAACGGAGCTCGCCCGCGGCCGACCTGATCGTCCCGGGCCCGGCGCCGTCGGACCGGGACGCGAGGCACGCCCGTGCCGCCGGAGGCCCCGCCATCCCGCCTGACAGGGAACGGCGGCTCGTGGTCCTGCTCTGGGTCCGCCGCCCCGACGCGGGATGA
- a CDS encoding RNA polymerase sigma factor — MMTGRDDDQGLVRACRGGDTEAFGILVRRHQDRLYPTLVRLTGSAENAQDVLQDTFIRAFEKLDQFHGESSFYTWIYRIAVNLALSDRRKRRRGGAEVPPAAAAAAEPADRSRENDPSFALECVEREALVEEALNALAPDHRAVVVLKDFDGRRYEEIAEVLGIPVGTVRSRLHRARCELRERLRPLIEDSSPAASRAGEGERGIRAWPGDPAAAGGGGS; from the coding sequence TCGGGATCCTCGTCCGCCGGCACCAGGACCGCCTCTACCCGACGCTCGTGCGCCTGACGGGCTCGGCGGAGAATGCCCAGGATGTCCTCCAAGACACCTTCATCCGCGCCTTCGAGAAGCTGGACCAGTTCCACGGCGAGAGCTCGTTCTACACGTGGATCTACCGGATCGCCGTCAACCTCGCGCTCAGCGACCGCCGCAAGCGACGGCGGGGCGGGGCCGAGGTGCCGCCGGCCGCCGCCGCCGCGGCCGAGCCGGCCGATCGGTCGCGGGAGAACGACCCCTCGTTCGCCCTCGAATGCGTGGAGCGCGAGGCGCTCGTGGAGGAGGCCTTGAACGCGCTGGCGCCGGACCACCGCGCCGTCGTGGTCCTCAAGGACTTCGACGGACGCCGCTACGAGGAGATCGCCGAGGTCCTGGGGATCCCGGTCGGGACGGTCCGGAGCCGGCTCCACCGCGCCCGCTGCGAGCTCCGGGAACGGCTCCGACCGCTCATCGAGGACTCCTCCCCCGCCGCGTCCCGCGCCGGCGAGGGCGAGAGGGGCATCCGGGCCTGGCCCGGCGATCCGGCCGCGGCCGGGGGCGGGGGGAGTTGA